The following are encoded together in the Pectinophora gossypiella unplaced genomic scaffold, ilPecGoss1.1 Pgos_62, whole genome shotgun sequence genome:
- the LOC126381565 gene encoding uncharacterized protein K02A2.6-like, translated as MAYGSKEPLKVLGSFEALIAIGPEKQPAKFYVIKNGTRSLLGKETAKKLNVLKIGVSINSLHSQSDTFPKFKDIQLDIAIDKSVTPICQPYRRVPIPLESKINSKIDELVKRDIIEPVNKATTWVSPLVPILKKDGDVRLCVDMRCANKAIMRENHPLPTMTQLLPKLKKARIFSKLDIREAFHQVEISEDCRDITTFITSKGLFRYKRLMFGISCAPEHFQKILERMLLPCEGVINFIDDIVVFGSNEEEHNARLENVLQVLKHNNVQLNEKKCIFNRSKIDFLGHELSSEGIKPLDKYIKSIASFREPQNVEEIQSFLGLVNYIGKWIPNLATVTEPIREILRQKLPKHADITKFWKKEQALAFTELKSSLSNLHTLGFYDPHDKTQVIADASPVGLGAVLIQYDTHGPRIIAYGHKSLSDVEKRYCQTEKEALALVWAIEHFSMYLYGLQEFDLVTDHKPLEVIFGPRSKPCARIERWVLRLQSYNYKVVHCSGKNNIADSLSRLCSIQNSHPYDDDHHVNQIVQAARPLAVSMENIIIKSQEDEETQLVKVGLSDNSWDPKVNHYKLFKHELWVHDDVLLRGNKIVIPVELRKQVLASAHEGHPGIVAMKGRLRTKVWWPKIDKDAENMVKSCKSCILVSGPNPPVPMKRRELPSQPWVDIAVDFLGPLPSGHYVFVVVDYYSRYKEVKVMKSITSQETVGVLKEIFSRLGIPVSLTSDNGRQFISEEFKSFCSELGIKLYHSIPYWPQQNGEVERQNRDIIKRLKISQCQRSDWKDDLLRYLMMYNSTPHSTTGKTPSELFFNRQFRDKIPSVVDVESRQINLEVHDRDKIMKDKGKHREDRKRKAKDNHINIGEKVYIKNMIKENKLTPNFNPIPHTVISANGGDVNIRNDETGQELRRNIIHLKKVEGQWKIQSEREGRECGDEDCRNFENGNSCSSEIESEEE; from the coding sequence ATGGCTTATGGGTCCAAAGAGCCGCTTAAAGTACTAGGTTCTTTCGAAGCATTAATTGCAATAGGACCTGAAAAACAACCTGCTAAATTTTACGTCATTAAAAACGGCACTCGAAGTTTGTTGGGTAAGGAAACTGCAAAGAAGCTTAATGTTCTCAAAATAGGGGTGAGTATCAATTCCTTACATTCCCAGTCAGACACTTTTCCCAAATTTAAAGACATCCAACTTGATATTGCTATAGACAAATCAGTCACGCCAATCTGTCAGCCCTACAGACGAGTACCCATCCCACTCGAAAGTAAGATTAACAGCAAGATAGATGAACTAGTAAAAAGGGATATAATTGAACCTGTCAATAAAGCAACAACCTGGGTGTCTCCGCTCGTACCAATACTAAAAAAAGATGGAGACGTAAGACTTTGCGTTGACATGAGGTGCGCGAATAAAGCCATCATGCGGGAGAATCATCCTTTACCTACCATGACTCAGCTCTTACCCAAACTGAAGAAAGCACGCATCTTTTCCAAACTAGATATTAGAGAAGCTTTCCACCAAGTGGAAATAAGTGAAGACTGTCGAGATATAACAACTTTCATTACCAGCAAAGGTTTATTTCGCTATAAAAGGTTGATGTTCGGAATTTCGTGCGCGCCCGAACATTTCCAAAAAATCTTGGAAAGGATGCTTCTCCCTTGCGAAGGCGTCATAAATTTTATCGACGATATCGTCGTGTTTGGAAGCAACGAAGAAGAACATAATGCCAGATTGGAAAATGTCTTACaagttttaaaacacaataatgtTCAACTAAACGAAAAGAAGTGTATTTTCAATCGATCAAAAATTGATTTCCTTGGTCACGAGCTGTCCTCAGAGGGCATTAAACCTttagataaatatattaaaagcatAGCATCATTCAGAGAACCACAAAATGTAGAGGAGATCCAAAGTTTTCTGGGACTCGTAAACTACATCGGAAAATGGATTCCAAATTTGGCTACTGTAACTGAACCGATTCGCGAAATTTTAAGACAGAAGCTTCCCAAACACgccgatattacaaaattttggaaaaaagaACAAGCACTTGCTTTTACCGAATTAAAAAGCAGTTTAAGTAACCTTCACACACTAGGATTTTATGATCCACATGACAAAACTCAGGTTATTGCAGACGCGAGCCCCGTAGGGCTAGGGGCAGTTCTCATTCAATACGATACACATGGACCCCGAATTATTGCTTATGGTCACAAAAGTCTATCAGATGTTGAAAAACGATACTGCCAGACGGAGAAGGAGGCTTTGGCATTAGTTTGGGCCATAGAGCACTTCAGTATGTACCTTTACGGTTTGCAAGAGTTTGATTTAGTTACAGACCATAAACCCTTGGAGGTAATATTTGGGCCTCGATCTAAACCCTGCGCACGTATAGAACGTTGGGTGTTGCGATTGCAATCCTACAACTATAAAGTCGTGCATTGTTCTGGTAAGAACAATATTGCTGATTCACTTTCTAGATTATGCTCCATTCAAAACTCACATCCATATGACGATGATCATCACGTTAATCAAATTGTGCAGGCTGCAAGACCTTTGGCAGTATCAATGGAAAACATAATTATCAAATCCCAAGAAGATGAGGAAACCCAATTAGTTAAAGTTGGCCTCTCAGACAATAGCTGGGACCCAAAAGTAAATCATTATAAACTTTTTAAGCATGAACTCTGGGTCCATGATGATGTCTTATTACGCGGAAATAAAATTGTCATACCTGTCGAGCTACGCAAACAAGTGCTAGCATCGGCACATGAAGGTCACCCAGGCATTGTTGCCATGAAAGGTAGACTGCGGACTAAAGTGTGGTGGCCTAAAATAGATAAAGACGCGGAAAACATGGTAAAAAGCTGCAAAAGCTGCATTTTAGTCTCGGGACCTAACCCTCCTGTGCCGATGAAGAGACGTGAATTGCCTTCCCAACCTTGGGTAGATATAGCGGTGGATTTTCTAGGTCCACTTCCCAGTGGACATTACGTATTCGTGGTTGTGGATTACTACAGCCGCTACAAAGAAGTCAAAGTTATGAAATCGATCACGTCCCAAGAAACCGTCGGGGTgcttaaagaaatattttcaagGCTAGGTATCCCCGTCAGTTTAACTTCTGATAATGGACGGCAATTCATTAGTGAGGAGTTCAAATCCTTCTGCTCAGAGTTGGGCATTAAACTTTACCATTCTATACCGTACTGGCCCCAACAAAATGGGGAAGTCGAGAGGCAAAACCGCGACATCATAAAGCGGTTAAAGATAAGCCAGTGCCAAAGATCTGATTGGAAGGACGACCTTTTACGCTACCTTATGATGTACAATAGTACACCGCATAGCACGACGGGAAAGACCCCCTCGGAACTGTTTTTTAACCGTCAGTTCAGAGATAAAATTCCTTCCGTTGTAGATGTCGAAAGCAGACAAATCAATCTAGAAGTACATGATAGAGATAAAATAATGAAAGATAAAGGAAAACATAGAGAAGACCGAAAGAGAAAGGCAAAGGATAATCACATCAACATAGGAGAAAAGGTGTACATTAAGAACATGATTAAAGAAAACAAGTTAACACCAAATTTTAACCCAATACCACATACGGTGATTAGCGCAAATGGAGGAGATGTAAATATAAGAAATGATGAGACGGGACAAGAATTACGGAGAAATATTATACATTTGAAAAAGGTGGAAGGACAGTGGAAGATTCAGAGTGAAAGGGAAGGGAGAGAGTGCGGTGATGAAGATTGTAGAAATTTTGAGAATGGAAATTCCTGTAGCTCCGAAATAGAATCAGAGGAAGAATAA